A window of Deferribacterota bacterium genomic DNA:
AAACTTCGAGAAACCTCATAGCTAAAATCAACATGTCCAGGGGTATCCACTAGATTTAATTTATATATATTACCATCTTTATATTTATATTTTATACATACAGTGCGTGATTTTACTGTTATGCCCCTATTCCTTTCAACAACAAGATCATCTAAAAACTGTTCTTTCATCTTTCTTTCATTAACACTATTTGTTAATTCTAGCATTCTATCAGCCAATGTTGACTTACCATGGTCAATGTGAGCTATTATTGCAAAGTTTCTTGTAAACTTAACGTCCATTTTATGCTACAGTCTCTCTGCCAATGCAGGTATAATTAAAACCCAGGCTTTTAATATATTCAGGTTCGTATACATTTCTTAAATCTGCTAGATTTGGGTTCTTCATGAGTTTTTTTATTTTTTCCATATCAAGTTTTCTAAATTGATTCCATTCAGTTATTATGGCTAAACAATCTGCATCTTTTGCTGCCAAATATTCATCGATCATATATTGTATTTTGTTTCCAAAGATGTTTTTTATATTATTCATTGCTGCTGGATCATATGCCTTTATACTAATATCATACCTTAATAATTCTTCAATTATAGTTAATGAGGGTGACTCTCTAACATCATCAGTATTTGGTTTAAAGGAAAGACCTAATAAGGCCACAGTACATTTCTCCAAAGGCTTATTTGAAACATTCTTTTCTAATAGCCTAAGTATCTTATCTGCAGCATGTTTTTTTTGATTGTTATTAACCTTTATAAGGGTTTCTACTAATTGAAAATTGTAACCAAACATCTTAGATGTATGTAAAATAGCTCTTGAATCTTTTGGAAAGCACGAACCACCAAAACCGGGGCCAGGGTGTAAAAATTTACTGCCGATTCTGCCATCCATCCCCATTGCTTTTGCAACCTTGTGTACATCGCTACCTGTTAGATCGCATAGATTTGCTATTTCATT
This region includes:
- a CDS encoding UDP-glucose/GDP-mannose dehydrogenase family protein, yielding MKIAVIGTGYVGLVTGACFAEFGLFVTCVDIDEKKIENLKNCKIPIYEPGLESIIRRNVSAKRLSFTTDIESSIKNNLVIFLAVGTPSNADGSADLSSIFDVSRKIAKFINSYKVIVNKSTVPIGTGSKVKEIIRNEKKNNCDFDVVSNPEFLREGSAVNDFLRPDRIVIGAETDHAIAIMKDIYSPHYLNEPPLVITNIETAEMIKYASNAFLALKISYINEIANLCDLTGSDVHKVAKAMGMDGRIGSKFLHPGPGFGGSCFPKDSRAILHTSKMFGYNFQLVETLIKVNNNQKKHAADKILRLLEKNVSNKPLEKCTVALLGLSFKPNTDDVRESPSLTIIEELLRYDISIKAYDPAAMNNIKNIFGNKIQYMIDEYLAAKDADCLAIITEWNQFRKLDMEKIKKLMKNPNLADLRNVYEPEYIKSLGFNYTCIGRETVA